CCATGGACCCACAACACCAGCACAGTGCATCTGAAAGTGCAATCTCCACCTGTGTCATGTGTTCGTTGGCAAACAGGCGAGCAGGCCACGCCAATTCGGTGGCGAACTCCCTGGACAATGAGACTCATGACCTGACCGGCGGTCTACCCGCGGACAGCGACGTCGAGCTGGACGAAGACTACGTCGACGCGTTTTCAGACTCGGACTCCTGGCCAACGAAAAAATCGGGCTTGGAGAATCCATTGCTAATCGCAGACAGGGCCACTCAGACTAAACTTACAACCGCTAATAACAGGAAAGCGGTGACAAATCAGTCTAAACTCGCGACGAAAGAAGGGACAAAGAACGGTGTCGACTCAACAACTGATGAAAGTGGATTTGGGAGTTCAACAGAcacgagaaaaaaattgaaaaagagagttCGCGCCTCCGTTGTTATGAGAAAGAATAGATCGATGGGTATTGTGCCAAAGTCAACTCCGACGTtggtgaaaaatattgaaaagaagAAAGCCCGCCTTTCACCGTCCAAGAGTAGGACTAAATTAAAAGTACTCCCACTGAAAGATGCTTCGCAAAGTTTAAACATCGACGATCAAAGCTACCACAAATCATACAAAATCATACACCACGACCCGCCTTCGATACGAAAATTGAAGAGTTTAATGGCGGGAGGCGAAAATTCCAACGTCGTCAACGAGTCTAAAGGGGAGGAGCTCCGTGTGACGACGAACGGAAACAAAGAAACGACAAAGAACGGCGAGAGCGAATCGTCAGTAATGCCAAACAGAGTAGGGCTGAACGGACCGCCTGGCAAAAATACAGGGAACGGGTCGGTTCAAAATGTCAGCGAGAAACAGCCAACTCATGATGGAGATAAACAAGAGGTGAAAGATGGTCGAGGCAAGGAAAATGAAAAACCTGTGAATGCCGAGGAGATCTTGTCGAGATATAACGTTGAGCTTGAGCAGAGTTCCAATCCTTTGAAATTCCCGGGCGGTAAGATTACTTTGTCGGATGTGACGTCATATGTTGACGATTCTTACATGCAGAAGGCGATGATGGAAGATAAAAGGGCGATGAAGAGACCCGGTAAAATGATCAGACCCGTGCAAAATAACGGACCTTGTATCCACGGCAACGTGAAGGAGCGATGCCGCAGCTGCAGCGCCGTCGCAGCGGCGGAGGCCATGTTGGGACAGCAGATAGAGGAATTCGAAAACACTCAGCTGCAGTGGAACGCCGTCAGCGACAAAGTCGATAGGCTGAGGTGGGGGAAAAGCAAACTGATGCGGGGTCTGCCGCCGCCGTCTACCGATACCCAAACAAAGGCATCCAAGCAAAGCGGGGATGACGAAAAACCCGAGCACACGCTCGGCCTGCCAACCATCGCCACCAGCGTCGAATTTTCCGACAACGCGTCCCTGAAATCGTACCTGGCCGGGCTCAACGACAGCGCGACGCACTTGTCGGCTGGGAGACTAGGCAAGAAAGTCCGCTTTACAGAACAGGTGCAGGTCCGAGAAATAGCTATATACCGTGACTCTAACAAACCCTTGAAGAAACCAAGGCGAgggaaaaaagcaaaacaacagCAACGGCAAGAAATCGTTGTTAATGGAGACGCTTCTTAGCCCTAGTCCTTTAAGATCGAGTTTTATTCTACAGCTCGGTTTTCAGACAGAAAACACTGTATAACGACAGAAACATTCAGCCTTCCCAAGTCTTCCGAGGAATTTTCCTCACATTTTGAGTCTACTGTTTGACTTTCCAGTAGAATAAATGTAAAGTTACACTCatataaaaatgaaacaaacgCGATCTATAAAATATTGATGACTATGGCGTGATATATTGAGgaacattgaatgaaaaaatagAGCAAATATCAGCAAGTCTTCCGAACCGTCTGTTGATATCATGATACACACTTGCAAACAATTATTACACGCCGACAGAATTGACAAGTCTGCCGGCGGTCTTTTCATTCTGCGTTGCAAGGTTGCAGACGACAGTCAGGTGCCGCCAAAAGGTGCACTGAAACAAAATTCCAAAACTGCCATGGAAACGCCGTGAGCGTGTTCATTTGGTCGACCAAGATACGATCCTCGCAATAGTGTATGCAGAAAGTATTCCGAGAAAGCATAATGGGTTCATTTATAGATTTTAGAAGGGGGAGGGGGTGTTACATCATCAACACGTATGCATTGGCATGTGCGTTCAAGAAATAGCTGCAGTGTCATGGCTTGTCTTATGCACCGTGACAGTTCGGGGCTTCGTTCCCCGTCGGTCGAGACATTTCTCGAGTGCGATGTTTATCTACTTCATGTTACGTTTAAAAAACTTTTACATGTCTACTTCTACGACATGTTGCTATAAAACACGAGTATTTCTTTGCTGCATCGTCATTTTTTCCGTGACAGTCGAAGTAAATAACGAACACCAAGTTACATACTGAGGCAGCCATTTAAAATCACGTGACACCGCCATAAGTAGGCACAGATTCGAGTTTTTGCAATATACATTCACCATCTCAGGTGAAAAGATGGAAAAGCACATGTAAATATTTACTAACTTTTTTATCAGTTTGATCGACCACCACAATCAATGTATTCTTCACTGTATGATTTTCATGACAGATAATCTACGAGTAAGCACTATTTATAACGCTGTCAAAGTTTTGACAAAACCAGAGTCATTTCCAATTCAACGAAAACTTGAATAACACAAGATAATTTATAAATCAATATGTTGTCTGTTTCGTATTACTTCATTACgccacatatacacacacacacacacacacacacacaaatcaaCAAAACGATGACAGAAGATTACAGGCATGCACAAATGTCAGTCCAGTGATGTCGTCTGCAAGCACTTTCCGTGTTTATAGTTTTATTTTGACATTACCTTGGTTCTGAGTTACACATCGACGAAAATATTCAAGCGAGGTATTTATTGAATGGCAAAGCAACGGAGTGGTTGAGCCAAAATATTGGCATTTCAAGACAGTATGAAAGTTTTTACTCCTTGTCTGTGGCTTGAATTAAAGTAGTTAAGTACCGCGTGTTACGCTACGTAATTATCACAACGCCCCTTCGGTTCCAATTGTACCAGTAATAAGTAATAGATATAGAACGTCATGAAGAGGTTacattttgcaatttcaatACAGTGGTTGCTGAACGTTACGTTGACTGAAAATGGCATTGCAGTCTTGCGGAACGTTTTTGACGGCGTTTAATTCGGTTCATACGATAAAAGCGTTCACTTCACAAAGCCAAATTACCGAGTTATTGTTGTTTAAAAGAGCCCCTTTCAGACTACCAATCGCAGTAACGAAATGTTCAAGAACTGCATTGGACGCAACTTATGCGTTCGTCAATGTGTGGGTTTTACGTCCTGCAAGGCTGGACTTTAAATGACGTCTTTACACGATTTCTGTCCCTTAGAATGTTATTACTGACATATCACAAGACGATACTAATTGTCTCTCTCCTTTTTTTTGTTCTGATTCGCGAATGCAATGTCCCGCTATAAAATCCCCGCCAGAAGGTATAGTCTGACCACGGTCACTGACGCTCGAATGTTGTAACGTCAAAGTCTTGTCATGCGGAAGAAACGAATACTTGAGTCTACTGATCTGATTGATAGAAACCCTGTCACAACAAATGGACGTTTGTGTGCCACAGCTGTCGTGGAGTGGGTACACTAAACGCCTGGTGACGACAACACTGAATTGGACATATTTTTGGACGGTGACTGACACAAAATTTACCCGCTCTGTAACTTATGCATCTCTAAATGATTCTAAACGGATCCAAAACAAAGGCGATATCGCTCTCTTACGACAAAATGGCCGATAGAAAACAATATCTTGAAGACACGATTCTCGTTGCTTGGATGAACACATACAGGATGTTTTCTTTTGGTGCAGAATAGAAGTGTACTATGAAAGGGAATGCCTTGCAGTGTAGAAGGGAGGCGACAAGCTGCAAATTGTCTTATAAGCGTTGAATCTATTCTTAAATATCTGCGAAGTTCCCGTCGATAGCTATTTTTGCAAAGGCTTGCTCAACACTCATAGCATACGACACCACTGTCTACTGACTCTTTGTCTGTGAGTCACCTACAAAATGCAGACACGCTCTGATCAACGGGCTAGCCAGCTAGAGCATGACGGTCTAGAAAACCATGCAATCACGTCGTATTTGCATTCAACAAAAGAGTTGTTCAGAAAACTTCATAATCCGCGGAGAAACACAATAGAGAGGGATTCCGTTTTAGCGTGCCAATGAATATACACACAGTCgtcaagcaaaacaaaaaacaacaaaaacaataaacaatacaataaaaacTGAAAGACATTTTCATGGGAACATTAACATGTACGATCCTTATATACATAAGACCAATATAAGTCAAACCAGACATCTAGCTAGCCCAATCGTCTTTGGCGAAATTGCTTATTGCGAATACAGTGAGTGTACTTGGAAGCTCAATATAACCGCATACTGCCATTTTTGGGTAAATACCAGATATTCATGCTAATAGGCAAAAGTAATACCTGAATCTATCAGCAAAACTGCCTACTTTGGCATACAGAGCTGCGAATTTACACTTGTCATAAATCATAACCGCAGTTCTATTCTGTATACTGTGATGGGATGAGCTCAGACGCCGTCCGGAACTACAAGTGAAATCCACCTCGACTccgtgatgacgtcatagaatatGCAAACACATGCCACTTTTCAGAAGTTGAATACTTTGGACTTCCAAAAATGTATCAGATTTAGAGACAAACACATACCTGCAATGCACAcagcaaaaataatgaaacatttaCCAAATAAGCCCAAGCTGAGCGAATAAATGAAGAAACCTTGTAATCTTGCAGGGTAGTCATTTTGGGAAAAtgtaatttcttcttctcttaaATATTTTAGTTTCTGAGAGGCAAAGCACTTACGTCTTACTTGTGTCAATACCTTGACATTTTGACGTGCCGTGTTGTCCAGACATTTTGTTTGGTATATCTGTAAACCCTCAAGTTTATCTTGTCGTGTCGCGATATATTTGACATTGAAAAGCGATGTCAAGGTAGCACTATAGTGTACCCGCGAAAGACGAGGATGAAGCCAGGGAGCGACCTTCTCACctgaaagtattttttttaaattcgaTAGTACCGGGCAGCATTGCTGTTTGATAGCGCTATTGGATCATTCCCTATGGATCACCTGACTTCTATCTGACACCCATAATCAGTAAACACGTTTAATTACTCTAAAAAACAATCGGTAGCTGAGATGGAGATCATAGGTAttatgggtaatttatttccagATTATGCCGTACTTTGTAttgatttacatttacataaGAGTTCTCCCCGTTTTGAGGCTTCTGCACtaattttcatcactttcaaaactatcaaattGTACACCAGTTGGTCTGATGAAAGTGTAGTGCTGAGTGGCGCTTTAATGAGctttatttaaacttgaaatttaTTCATCTTTGAAATACGGTTACatgatgttaaaaatcttgACATATTAACAGGATCAAACTTATTGCAAAATTCCTAGCTCCATCAGACTTTTTCCCCATTTTTTCACAGCTATACGAACTACTTATGTATCCCTCCAAATTAGAAAAGCGGTCAGCGACACACTAATCTTCAGTTTTAATCTGGTTTAACGTGATATTGTAGTCTGCCATTTAAGAGTAGCGGACGTGCATGCAGGCAGCGCACCTTCAACGACCCACGACATCAGGCCTAATGCAGTTCAATTGGGTTCACGATATCGATAGCGTGGCCGAGCAGGAATTTGCGAAACGCTGCTAAAGGCGCTCAGTGTTTACACTGCACCTCTGTTTGCAGAAGCCCAGAGTGAGATTTATGGAGACTCTGCACTCAAATCTATCGACCAACACGGACCTTTTTATTAACTCCATTCTAATACTGCCCATCCGTCTGCCTGGCGACCAAGCAATCCGAAGCTGACCGCGTTGCCACACTGCAGACCGGCGCTGGTCTAACATCCTCACCGGAGACGAGGAGGTCACCCGGTACGGATGGAGGTGAATGTATTATTCGATTTTCTAGTTGGCAACAACACTCTGCCCTGTCTTGCACGCTTGTGACCAGTTTAGCTTCATGGAAATTAGGGCGGTAGGGCAATTCATCGAGTTCAGTCAGTGAAATCTTATCATCATCAATCTTATCATCCTGAAGTA
This is a stretch of genomic DNA from Ptychodera flava strain L36383 chromosome 21, AS_Pfla_20210202, whole genome shotgun sequence. It encodes these proteins:
- the LOC139121799 gene encoding uncharacterized protein gives rise to the protein MPESDTMGPEDVNVAGVQFADDEATLPRAKEILHHVSKEFTNQIRAKNREMTQRREMQGSMMAYTRRTQELMRDRHYLHRPTRSRSPERFEPSRRKVALPSISIVDTAKSLSLTSKYFQTNTHLHRRGVDGGNPTNTEYKVQLVNPLSRSDPTGLGLDFVRRAEKSSVPEGQMSVNMGGEADGESDKKQSKKVKTKLVFLKDESQVRIPKKKKSKKDTRFEWVHTESRTLKISLQLPRVENEPDSPTISLDSMMTMDPQHQHSASESAISTCVMCSLANRRAGHANSVANSLDNETHDLTGGLPADSDVELDEDYVDAFSDSDSWPTKKSGLENPLLIADRATQTKLTTANNRKAVTNQSKLATKEGTKNGVDSTTDESGFGSSTDTRKKLKKRVRASVVMRKNRSMGIVPKSTPTLVKNIEKKKARLSPSKSRTKLKVLPLKDASQSLNIDDQSYHKSYKIIHHDPPSIRKLKSLMAGGENSNVVNESKGEELRVTTNGNKETTKNGESESSVMPNRVGLNGPPGKNTGNGSVQNVSEKQPTHDGDKQEVKDGRGKENEKPVNAEEILSRYNVELEQSSNPLKFPGGKITLSDVTSYVDDSYMQKAMMEDKRAMKRPGKMIRPVQNNGPCIHGNVKERCRSCSAVAAAEAMLGQQIEEFENTQLQWNAVSDKVDRLRWGKSKLMRGLPPPSTDTQTKASKQSGDDEKPEHTLGLPTIATSVEFSDNASLKSYLAGLNDSATHLSAGRLGKKVRFTEQVQVREIAIYRDSNKPLKKPRRGKKAKQQQRQEIVVNGDAS